Proteins from a single region of Punica granatum isolate Tunisia-2019 chromosome 8, ASM765513v2, whole genome shotgun sequence:
- the LOC116188278 gene encoding pollen-specific leucine-rich repeat extensin-like protein 3, with protein sequence MGSSMASIMATVLVVATFFLIQPSQTAAANTEGFILKPFPFPRRSPPPPPPRAVCTCPPPPPVQAPPPPSPPPPMPSPPPPSPPPPPPPVTSPPPPSPPPPPPPVTSPPPPSLRPPPPPVTSPPHRLLHHLHHLCCLHPRRLPDRLLLQ encoded by the coding sequence ATGGGGTCTTCCATGGCCAGTATAATGGCCACTGTGCTTGTGGTGGCAACGTTCTTCCTCATCCAGCCATCCCAAACTGCTGCAGCCAATACGGAAGGATTCATCCTTAAACCCTTTCCTTTCCCCAGGAGATCACCACCTCCTCCACCACCCCGAGCTGTCTGTACCTGTCCGCCTCCTCCACCAGTGCAGGCTCCACCCCCACCGTCTCCTCCACCGCCTATGCCATCTCCACCCCCGCCGTCTCCCCCACCGCCTCCTCCCCCAGTGACGTCTCCACCCCCGCCTTCTCCTCCACCACCGCCTCCCCCAGTTACGTCTCCACCCCCACCATCTCTTCGACCGCCTCCTCCCCCAGTGACGTCTCCACCCCACCGTCTCCTCCACCACCTCCACCACCTATGCTGTCTCCACCCCCGCCGTCTCCCCGACCGCCTCCTCCTCCAGTGA